Below is a genomic region from Aminivibrio pyruvatiphilus.
GGATGGCCACCACCTTCCCCGGGGTCACGGTCCTGCGGATGTCCCAAGCTTCCGGGGCGCTGATGTCAGCTCCCGCAGTTCCACCGGACGAGCCCGTATTCTGAAGTCCCCACTGGTTGCCGAAGTAGGTGTCGTTCGGGACCGTGGCGGAAATCTGTCGGATGTAGTTCGGCTCGGCGGCTTCAACCTCAGGCATATTTCGGAATCTCGCCAGAAGCTCTTCCGTGGTTTTTCCCGTGCTGCGGATGAAGGCCACCTGCCTTCCTGAAGCTCGGGACAGGGCGCTGAACACCCTGTGGTACGAGGCGTTCACCGATGAGGCGGCAAGAGAAGGGGCGGAGGACGAAACTCCGGCTTTGAATACCACCAGGACCTCACCCGGAACATACTCCGCCCCGGCAGGAATCGAGGCAAAGGCCCCGCCTGCGAAAAACAGAAGAAAAGCAAGTGCCATCCCCACAAAAAGGCCATTGCCGATACCTTTACCAAAACGGTGCATTGTTATCGACTCCCTTTCGTTGTTTTATTACCTGTTCCATTCCCCGGGCAGAATGCACAACAAACTCTAACATAAGCAGGTAAGTTTCTCAATTGCGGCAACATTGGCCCCTGGATGGAAAGCAACCTTGTCCGCGGGGATAAAACGGAGCGATGCCGGACTTTTGCCGGATCGCTTCCCTGGAGGGGGAGGATCTCGCTTTTGAATCTGGACTTCCCCAAAGGCAAGATTCTTTCCCTCCGGGGATGCTCCGCGATCGGGCTGCGCCCTCAGAATGACAGGAATAGCCAAAAACCTTTTCCTCCGGGGATGTTCCCTCCACTTTGTTCTGGATGCTGCGCGAGCGCGATCGGCCATGAAACCGGCCTCGGGATGACGCTCTTTTTTCTGTCATCCCGAGCGAGCGAAGCGACCGAGGGATCTGCTCTCGATTCTGAAAGACCTCAAACCGAGATCCCTCCCCTCCGGGGGTGCTCCCGCAGCAACCATTGGAGAATCACATCTGTCAAATATCCTCCCTGACATATATCCTCCCTGAGGCGAGCGGAAAGTTTTGGGGGTAGGTTTTGATAAAATATACCAATTGACAAAAAATGGCTGTATGGTATGTTTAATAAAAACGAGAAAGGAGACGCCTATGGATCTGCAGATACTAGCCCAAAACGTGAGGCGGTTGAGAACTGCAAAACGCTTGAGCCAAAGAGCCCTGGCAGATGTTGCCGGTCTCTCCCTGCCGGCTGTAAAGAACCTGGAACTCGCAAAGAGTGAGCCGCGGATGAGGACCATGCAGGCAATAGCAAGGGCTCTGGATGTGAAAATTCAGGTGTTTTTCCAGCCGGTTCGTGAATTGCACACTGTCCGGTTCCGATCGGCAAAGCGGATGCAGAATCGCGAGAATGTCCTGGCTGAAGTGGCCAGATGGCTTGATGATTTCAACTTCCTTGAAAAATGTATGAACAAACAGATGCCGTTCAGCCTCAAGGGTGTCAGGCCACAATGCGCCCCTGACCTTTTGATAGAGGCGGCCGGACTGTGCCGTAAAAAATTGGGCCTGAAACCCACCGAGCCTATCCATGACATTTGTGGCCTGCTCGAACAAGCGGGCGTCAAGGTTTTTCCGATCCCCATGGCCTCCGATAGTTTTTTCGGCCTGTCTGTGGGGGAAGAGGACGGTGGTCCGGCTGTGGTGGTGAACATATGGGAGCGGATTTCGGTTGAAAGACGCATTTTCAGCGCCGCCCATGAACTCGGTCATCTTATGTTGCACCCGGAAGCCTACGACGTCGCCAAGGTCGAAGAAAGCAAAGAAGAAGAACATGAGGCAGACCGTTTTGCCGGACATTTTCTGATGCCGAACGAGGGATTCCGGAAGGAATGGAATGAAGCGTCCGGATTACACTTCGTGGACAGGGTTTTCAAGATCAAACGAATTTTCCGGGTCAGTTTCAAAACCGTTCTCTCGCGCCTGGTGGAAGATGGGGCTGTGGACAAGTCAATCTGGATGAAGTTCAACATGTCCTATCAGCAGCGTTTCAACAGGAAGCTCTCCTTCAAAGAAGAGCCGATGGGTATTGATTCGGCTGAGCCGTTCGGGATGCAGCGATTTGATTTCTACGAAGACCGTTTCAGCCGCCTGGCCAGGGAAGCGGTAGAAAAAGACATGATTTCAGTCAGCCGGGGCGCTGAGATGCTTCGGATCGGTATTGAGGAAATGCAAGACCTTCTGCAGAATTGGGGGGTCATTCTGTGACACTTCGCCCGACCTCCCGAAAATTGATGATCTTGGATGCATGCGTGCTGATCGATTTCATCAAAGCGGAGCGGGCCGTGCTGGAACTCGTTGTGAAACACGTCGGCCCGCTGTATGTGACCAGTCCGGTGGTCGAGGAGGTCAAAGAAATCGATGACGAGGACGAACTGGCAGCCCTCGGGCTGATCATCGTCGAACCCGAAATTGAAGATGCGTACACTGCCGGCATCCAGTCAGGGCCATTATCGTTCGAAGATTGGCTGTGTCTGTTAACGGCCAGGCGGCATGGTTTTACTTGTGTGACCAACGATAAAAACCTTCGGAAGTTGTGCAAACGGGAAAGGGTTCCACTATTGTGGGGGCTCGAGCTCCTGATCGAACTCCACAAGGTTGGAGGCATCACCGGCAAGGAGGCGGAGGCGCTCGCCAAAGCCATAAAGCAGTCGAATCCGAAGCACATCACAGAAAAGATCGTTTCGGACTTTGTTGAACATATCCGGAGTCAGGAAGATCACAATCATCAGACATGATGAATGCGGTTTTCCCCAAACACTTTCATTCAGATGTGCGGCACCTTGGATTTATGTCATCCTGAGGGCTGTTCCATAGTCTGATCGCGCCAGAAGTAGTGTCATCCTGAGGCCTGCTTTTTGGCCGATCGCGTCCCCGAAGGGGGAGGATCTGGTTGATTCTGAGGGCCTTAAGCCCAGGTCCTTCACTTCGTTCAGGACGACAGAGCAAGGTCCTTCGCGTTGCTCAGGACGACAATCAACCCGAGGCCGGTACCATTTTTATGTCATTCTGAGGAGCGATGCGACGATCGCGGAGCATCCCCGCAGGGGAAGAATCTGACCTTGGTCTTTAAGACCCTAAATCCAGGTCCTTCCCCTCCGGGGATGCTCCCTCCGCTTCGCTCTGGATGCTCCGCGACCGCGATTGCGTTGCTCAGGACGACAATCAACCCGAGGCCGGTACCATTATTATGTCATTCTGAGGAGCGATGCGACGATCGCGGAGCATCCCCGCAGGGGAAGAATCTGACCTTGGTCTTTAAGACCCTAAAACCAGGTCCTTCCCCTCCGGGGATGTTCCCTCCGCTTCGCTCAAGACGACAAGACCCGGATCCTCTGCAATTGCTCAGGGCGACCCTATGCCGCCCCTGCTCATCAATTCCGGAAGCCTCACCCGTGCTATAATGATCAATAGCTATACTATGGCTATAAATAGGGATGTGATGCAAATGGCACAAACGGTTGTTCGGGCAATAGTGGAAGACGAACTCAAGGTTAAGGCCCAGGCGGAACTGGCAAAGCAGGGGCTGACTCTTTCCGACCTGGTACGTATGGCCCTGCGGGAAGCGGCCGAGGGCAGAATATCTTTCTCTTTCGACGGCGTCATAAGAAACCGGGAGACTCTCAATGCCATGCAGGAGCTGGATGAAGGAAAAGGGGAGCGGGTGGCTTCACTCAATGCGTTTCACGAGATGATGAAAAAGTAGATTATGCTTGCCATAGTCTGGAGCAGGCGTTTCAAAAAGGATTACGCCCGATGTCTTTCACAGGGGAAAGATATGCGTAAACTTGATACGCTCCTCATCCTTGCTGATGAATGAGAAACCATTGCCGCCGCAGTATACAGACCACCCTCTTAAAGGCGAATGGGCTCATTATCGGGATGCCCATATCGAGTTCGACTGGATCCTGATTTATCGAATCGACAGGGAGAGCAAAAGTCTGCTGCTGGCAGCACTTGGAAGCCATTCGGAAATACTCTGATACCAGCCATGAAGCCGGCCTCGAGATGACGGCACCCAATTCATCCCACCTTTTGGATTGTTCAATCCAAAAGAAAAACCCAAGGCAGGAACAGGCATCCGGTGGTCTTTCGATGGGGGAAAGTCCTGAGATAACCAGGCTGGAGTCCGTAACGAGAGGGACGCCGCGAAGGTGTCAGCCTATTCTTCAGTCGAGCAGACGGTTTGCAACCAACAGTAAAGCTGCTCCACCCGTATGTTTCCGCAGGCCATTTCCATAGCCGTCTCGAAAAAAGCTTCGTCGGTCGCAGTGATAAGAATTCCGTTTTTTTCGAGAAAGTACGTCCCGAGAAACATGCCCAGCCGTTTGTTGCCGTCCTGTAAAGGATGTCCTTGAATAATGGAACGTATTATCACAGAAGCCAGCAAGAGTATGTTGTCCTCAAAAAAATAGGATATATCCTCGAGTTTTAGGATATATCCTATTGGATTGAAATTGATTATACAGATAGGATCATTTTCATACTGTTCCTTGAGTGACGAAATGGCTTCCCAAATTTCATCCTCGCAAAGCCACTCAATACTTGGCAAGGGCATCAAAAGCGGCCTTTCGTTTTTTCAGGATTCCTTTCATCATGTTTCGTTTTTCGTCCGAAAGGCAGGTTTCCTTTTTCGAAATCCCTTTTCCGGCAACGGAAACGGATATATTTTTGCAAGAAACTCTGCTTTCCTGAGGTTTCACATTGTTTTTCATGGCGCTCCCTCCTTGATTCGATCATTATATCAAAGAAGGTTTGAAGTTTCCTGTTCCCTAAAGATCCTCCCCCAAAGGGGGGAAATCTCGTATTTGATTCTGAAGTGGCTCAACCCCGAGATCCCTCCCCTCCGGGGATGCTCCGCGATCGCGTTCGCTCGGGATGACATCAAACCCAAGTCTGGGACCGTGATTATGTCATTCTGAGGAGCGCTACCGTGGATTTTTGTCATCCTGAGGGCTGTTCCACCGCCCGATCGCGTCCCCGGAGGGGGAGGATCTTGGGTGGTTCTGAAGGTCTCAAAACCAGGTCCTTCACTTCGTTCAGGACGACAGAGCAAGGTCCTTCGCTCCGCTCAGGACGACAGGAACGAGATTCCCCCCTGATGGAAAGGATCCTGCTTTTGCCTTTTTTTCTCCTCACCCGCAACTGATGATCTATGCATCAGATTTTGGCAATAACTCGAACGCCTGAGGTAAAATAAGCATAAAAAAAGAAAGGAGGCAGCCTGTGATGGTTAATCTTGTAAAAGAGCGCAATGAAGTGCGCCGCGTTCTTCGGCGCCTCTCTCCCCAGGGCGTGGAGCGCCTGAAAATGTATGCCCTCCATGTCGAAATGGAAGAGTTGGAGGACCGTGAGCCTCCCCTGACACAAGACGAAGAACAGTGCCTCTCCATCTCCAGGGCAGAATTCGCCGAAGGTAAAGAGATACCGCTGAAAATAGCCATGAAGGAACTATGGTGAGCTCCTGGGCAGTCTTCCTCTCCCCAGAGGTAAAAAAGCGCCTTGAGAAAATCCCCAACCCCGACCGCAGAAGAATCCTCACCGCCCTCGACGCTCTTTCCAACGGCCCTTCCGGCGACATAAAACCGCTGAAGGGTCGTTCTGAATGGAGGCTTCGGATCGGCGGCTGGAGAATCCTTCTTGATGTGGACGAGCCGGACAGAAAAATACGAGTTTCCTCCATAGGATCCAGGGGAGACGTCTACAAATAAGAATAGTGCTTCCGTTCTGAAATAAGGGAGAATTTTTGATGGATGATCAAAACCAGGTCCTTCCCCTCCGGGGATGCTCCACGATCGCCTTGCTCAGGACGACATCCGGATCTGTCATCCTGAGGGCTGTTCCATCGCCCGATCGCGCCCCCGGAGGGGGAGGATCTTGGGGTGGTTCTGAAGGCCTTAAATCCAGGTCCTTCGCTGCGCTCAGGACGACAACCAAACCGAGGCCGGTACCATTATTATGTCATTCTGAGGAGCGGAGCGACGAAGAATCTGACATTGCCTTCAATCTGTCATCCTGAGGGCTTGTTCTACCGCCCGATCGCGCCCCCGGAGGGGGAGGATCTTGGATGGTTCTGAAGGCCTTAAATCCAGGTCCTTCGCTGCGCTCAGGACGACACCAAACCCGAGGCCGGACCGTGGAATGATGTCATTCTGAGGAGCGAAGCGACGATCGCGGAGCATCCCCGCAGGGGAAGAATCTCGTTTTTGACTCAGATTCCCCTGAATCAATACTTTTTCAAGGAATCCGGCCGGGCCGAGGATTTCCGGTTTTTCAAGGTTCAGTCCGCTAAAATCCTTGTCGCCCGTTATAAAAACGTCAACGTCCTCCGTGACGGCTGAATACAAAACAGGGTAGTCCTTTTCGTCCCGGATATCGAAAAGCCCCGGCTCCGGATGTTCCGGTGTATAAACAAGCTCGTACGGAAGCCGGCTCAGCAGTAAATCCATGGATTCAAACTTATTCCGGAATTTGCGCCGAACCACATTCAGCAACTCATCTACGACATAGGATGAAAGAACGAGCTGATGCTCTGTCGTGACCCTGACAATCAACGCATCCATTTGCGAGTTTGGGAAAAGAAGCGCAGAAATGAGGATGTT
It encodes:
- a CDS encoding type II toxin-antitoxin system RelB/DinJ family antitoxin, encoding MAQTVVRAIVEDELKVKAQAELAKQGLTLSDLVRMALREAAEGRISFSFDGVIRNRETLNAMQELDEGKGERVASLNAFHEMMKK
- a CDS encoding type II toxin-antitoxin system death-on-curing family toxin produces the protein MPLPSIEWLCEDEIWEAISSLKEQYENDPICIINFNPIGYILKLEDISYFFEDNILLLASVIIRSIIQGHPLQDGNKRLGMFLGTYFLEKNGILITATDEAFFETAMEMACGNIRVEQLYCWLQTVCSTEE
- a CDS encoding type II toxin-antitoxin system RelE family toxin, which gives rise to MVSSWAVFLSPEVKKRLEKIPNPDRRRILTALDALSNGPSGDIKPLKGRSEWRLRIGGWRILLDVDEPDRKIRVSSIGSRGDVYK
- a CDS encoding helix-turn-helix domain-containing protein, giving the protein MDLQILAQNVRRLRTAKRLSQRALADVAGLSLPAVKNLELAKSEPRMRTMQAIARALDVKIQVFFQPVRELHTVRFRSAKRMQNRENVLAEVARWLDDFNFLEKCMNKQMPFSLKGVRPQCAPDLLIEAAGLCRKKLGLKPTEPIHDICGLLEQAGVKVFPIPMASDSFFGLSVGEEDGGPAVVVNIWERISVERRIFSAAHELGHLMLHPEAYDVAKVEESKEEEHEADRFAGHFLMPNEGFRKEWNEASGLHFVDRVFKIKRIFRVSFKTVLSRLVEDGAVDKSIWMKFNMSYQQRFNRKLSFKEEPMGIDSAEPFGMQRFDFYEDRFSRLAREAVEKDMISVSRGAEMLRIGIEEMQDLLQNWGVIL
- a CDS encoding type II toxin-antitoxin system YafQ family toxin, giving the protein MCVNLIRSSSLLMNEKPLPPQYTDHPLKGEWAHYRDAHIEFDWILIYRIDRESKSLLLAALGSHSEIL
- a CDS encoding putative toxin-antitoxin system toxin component, PIN family — translated: MIDTNILISALLFPNSQMDALIVRVTTEHQLVLSSYVVDELLNVVRRKFRNKFESMDLLLSRLPYELVYTPEHPEPGLFDIRDEKDYPVLYSAVTEDVDVFITGDKDFSGLNLEKPEILGPAGFLEKVLIQGNLSQKRDSSPAGMLRDRRFAPQNDIIPRSGLGFGVVLSAAKDLDLRPSEPSKILPLRGRDRAVEQALRMTD